In one Balaenoptera musculus isolate JJ_BM4_2016_0621 chromosome 2, mBalMus1.pri.v3, whole genome shotgun sequence genomic region, the following are encoded:
- the LOC118891038 gene encoding FUN14 domain-containing protein 1-like — METWNAPPQEYESDDDSYAVLDLTEYARRHHWWNRVFGHSSGPMVEKYSVATQIVVGRVSGWCVGFLFQKVGKLAATAVGGGFLLLQIASHSGYVRIDWKRVEKDVNKAKRQIKKRANKAAPEINNITEEATEFVKQNIVISSGFVGGFLLGLAS, encoded by the coding sequence atGGAGACCTGGAACGCCCCTCCCCAAGAATATGAAAGTGATGATGACTCTTACGCAGTGTTGGATTTAACTGAGTATGCAAGAAGACACCACTGGTGGAATCGAGTGTTTGGCCACAGTTCCGGACCTATGGTAGAAAAATACTCAGTAGCCACCCAGATTGTAGTGGGTAGAGTGAGTGGCTGGTGTGTGGGATTTTTGTTCCAGAAAGTTGGAAAACTTGCAGCAACTGCAGTAGGTGGTGGCTTTCTTCTCCTTCAGATTGCCAGTCACAGTGGCTATGTGCGGATCGACTGGAAGAGAGTTGAAAAAGatgtaaacaaagcaaaaagacagaTTAAGAAACGAGCAAATAAGGCAGCACCTGAAATCAACAATATAACAGAAGAAGCAACAGAATTTGTTAAACAGAACATTGTGATATCCAGTGGATTTGTGGGTGGTTTTTTGCTAGGCCTTGCATCTTAA